GGCGGCGTCGAGATCGCCACCGAGCAGAGCATCGGCTCCAAGGACAACACGGTGGTGGTGTTCCGCACCGAAATCCTGGACAAGCGGCCGGAAGTCGCCGCCAAGTATCTCGAGGTGCTGCAAGGGCTCACCGCCCAGCAGCACGACAATCCGACCGCGTTCGAGAACGTCTTCGAGCAGAGCGGGCCCAGGGCGCTCAGCGGCGCCCGGCTCGCGGATGCGCTGCGGGTCGACGGTGAGGCCACCATCCCGCGGCTGCCGCGCGACTCCGACGCCGCCGACCTCGCCGATGTGGTGAATCTGTTCGCCGACAACGGCGTGATCAGCCGCACCGTCACCGCCGCCGACATCTTCTATGACCTGAGGGCCAAACTCAGCCCCGATCAGCTGGCCGCAGTGCAGAAGGGGCGCTGAGATGACCGCCGTCGTCATTCCGGCCGCCCCGGCCGGTTCGCTCGCACCACCGCGCGGCAGGGTGGACAAGCGCAGGCCCGCATGGCTTTCGGTGCCGCTGCGCATCCTGCTGCCGGTATTGATCGTGGCCGGCTGGTGGATCGGTTCGGCGACCGGTGCGCTGTCACCGGAGGTGCTGGCCGGACCGCCGAAGGTCTGGTCGGCGTTCACCGAACTGCTGCGCAACGGCCAGCTCGCCGACTTCGCGCTCGCCTCGTTCACTCGCGCGGCCTTCGGAGTGCTGCTGGGGGTGACCGCGGGTCTGCTACTCGGTCTCGTGGCCGGATTGTCGAGTCTCGGTGAGGAATTGGTCGATTCCACGATGCAGATCGTGCGCGCGGTCCCGTTCCTGGCGCTGGTGCCGCTGTTCATCGCGTGGTTCGGTATCGACGAGCTGTACAAGGTGCTGCTCATCGCGGTGGCCACCGTCGCGCCGATGTACGCCTACACCTACCTCGGGGTGCGCAATGTGGACCGCAAGGTGGTGGAGGCGGCGCGCGGATTCGGCCTGACCGGGCCCCGGCTGGTGCTCGAGGTGATTGTGCCCTCGGCGCTGCCCGGCATACTCATGGCGCTGCGAGTGTGCCTGTCCATCAGCATCACCGGTCTGATCGCCGCCGAGCAGGTCGGCACCAGCAAGGGCGTCGGATACCTGGTCACCCTCGCACAGGAATACAACCGCACCGACTACATGGTCCTGTGCGTCGTGCTCTACGCGCTGCTGGGCCTGATCTTCGACGGCGTGGTGCGGCTGATCGAACGCTTCGCGATGCCCTGGCGCGGACAGGTCGCGATCCGGTGACCGCCGTGGACGAATCGCGCACCTGCGCACCGGCGGCCGTGCGCATCGAGGGATTGCGAAAAGCGTTCGGCGACAAGGTCGTTCTCGACGGTGTGGACCTGACCGTCCGCCGGGGCGAATTCGTGGTACTGCTCGGTCCCAGCGGCACCGGTAAGACCACCCTGCTACGCCTGCTCACCGGGCTGGAAGCGCCGGATGCGGGGCAGGTGCTGGTGCCGGCCGTCCGCACCACCGTCTACCAGGAGCCACGTCTCATTCCGTCCAAGCGGGTGCTGGCCAATGTGATCGTCGGGCAGCGCCGGGCGAAATCGACGCGCGAAGCGGGCTTACGCGCGCTGGCCGAGGTCGGTCTCGAACCGAAGGCCCGGCAGTGGCCGGCCACCCTCTCCGGTGGTGAGGCCCAGCGTGCGGCGCTGGCCCGCGCTCTGGTCCGGGAACCCGAACTGCTGCTGCTCGACGAGCCTTTCGCGGCCCTGGACGCGCTGACCCGATTGCAGATGCAGGATCTGGTCGGCGACCTGGTGGACCGTCATCGCCCCGCCGTGCTCATGGTCACCCACGACGTGGACGAGGCGGTCCGGCTCGCCGACCGCGTACTCGTCCTGGACCGCGGCCGCTTCGCCGTCGACATCGAGATCGATCTCGCGCACCCCCGGGACCGCACGGATCCCGACGCCCTGCGCTATCGGGCGGGTCTGCTCGCCGAACTCGGCGTCGGGCGCGTCACCGACAACCACCGGACCTCTTGACCTCAGGAGCATTTCATGACCGACACACTCTGGTACACCCGCTGCCCTGTCCCCACCGCCAGTGGACTGGCGCACAGCCTGGGCTGGCTGGGGGATACCGCACAGCGCAACGGCCTGCGGTTCGGAGTTCTCCAGGACGCCGGGCCGGAACTGGCCGCATCCCATTTCGACCACGGGCTGTCCGGGCTGATCCGCGAGGGCGGCAATGTCCCCGCGATCGCCGCGCACGCGCAGGGCTCACCGACCCGGCTGATCGGTCTGACCTGGATCGACGAGGCCCAGGCCATCCTGGTCGGCCCGGATTCCCCGGTGCGCACGCCCGCCCAGCTGGCCGGACTGCGGATCGGTGTTCCGGCCTGGGCCCAGGATCAGGCCCGCAGTTTCCCGCGGGCCATGGCCCTGCACGGCTTCACCAGCGCCCTGCGCCTGGGCGGGCTCACCCTCTCCGACGTCACCGTGGTGGAGTTGGGTGTCGAACGAGACCCCCAGGTGCGCACCGAGATTCAGCAGCGCACTCGGCGGGTGACCTGGGGCGCGGAGGAACTCGTGCGCGGTGAGGTGGATGCCATCTACGTCAAGGGCGCACGCGCCCAGGAGGTCGCCGCACAGCACGGCCTGCGGGTGGCCGTGGACCTCGATGCCACCGAGACGCGGCGGCTGCGCGTGAACAACGGCACCCCGCGCCCGATCACCGTGCACCAGGATCTGCTCGATTCCGCCCCCGAGGTGGTGATCGGCTTCCTCGCGCAGAGTCTGCGTGCCGCCGACTGGGCCGCCGACAACCTCGACGGTGTGCGCACCGTGCTGCAACGCGAAACCCTGTCCGGCCCCGAAGGTGTCGAGGCGGCCTACGGCGCCGACTTCCATCGCGGCCTGCGTCCGACACTGGACGAGGATCGGGTGGAACTGCTGGGCGTGCAGAAACAGTTCCTGTACACCCACGGATTCCTCGCCGCCGACTTCGACCTCGAGTCCTGGGTCGACCCGGAGCCGCTGACACGGGCCCGGGAACTCGTCGCCGCCGGGCGGGCAGCGGCATGACCGCATTCCTGTGGCGGTTGCCCAGTCGCGGCGACGGGCGGCGCGCTCGCCCCGAACTGCGCCACCGCGGGGGCTTCTCGGATCCGGCGCCCATTCCGGCTACGGACATCCGCACTCCGCGCCCGGCCGGACGCGGTCCCACCGATGTGCGGCCCGGCCGCTTCGGGCCCTTCGACGATCTGCATCAGGTGATCGCCGCCGCCGAACTGGCCGGACTCGACGGTGTGCTCGCGCCCTACGATCCGCTCGGTGAGGAATCCTGGATGGTGGCCGGGGGTGCCTTGCGCGCCACCCGCCACAGCCAGGTCGTCGTCGAATTCCAGCCCGCCTTCGGCACTCCCGTGTACGCGGCCAAGATGTCGGCCACCCTGCAGCGGCTGTCGGGCGGGCGGCTGGGATGGCGGCTGGCGGTCGATACCGACGGCGCGGACGCGCGCGCCCGGGGTGACCGGGTGACCGGGGACGATCGCTACACCCGCGCCGCCGAATTCCTCACCGTGGCGCGCCGGGTCTGGAACTCTGAACCGGTACCGGGGGCCGGCTTCCGGGGCACCGGGGTCGAGTTCGCGGGACAGTACTTCGACGTGATCGACGGCGGCTTCCGCGGCGTACTGTCCGGGCTGCCCTTCCCGGACGTGCATCTGTCCGGCACTTCCGCTGCCGCACTGGACCTTTCGGCCCACCACGGTGATGTGCACCTGTTCACCGAAACGCCGGACGGTCCGGCCGCGGCGCTGGCGGCGCTGCGAGCCCGCACCGCCGAGACCGGCCGCACCGTGCGCGCCGGACTCGACGTGCCGATCATCGCCCGCGAGACCGAGGACGAGGCCTGGGCGCGTGCGGAACGGCAGTGGCACGAGGTGCGTCCGGACGGCCCCGGTGCGCGCTCGCTGAGCCTCGGGGACGGGCGCTGGGCCGGATTCGACGTGCTCGGCTATCCGCAGACCATCGGCCTGATCGGCAGTTACGAGCAGGTGGCCCGGCAGCTTCAGGTATATGCCGCTGCCGGATTCGACACCGTCGTGCTGAGCGGTCACCCGCATATCGAAGAGGTGCACCGCGCCGGTGAGCACCTGCTGTTCCTCGCCGATCCGGCCGGACGCACACTGAAGGAGGCCGTGGTATGACCATCGACATCTACTGGCGCATCGGTATGGAGGGTGACCACGCCTCGCTGCGCACCCCGCGCCGCTACAACCGGGGCAACGCCGCCGGGTACGGCCCCGGCAATATCGCCCCCGCTGTCCGGGGCGGAGAACTGGACGGCTACAGCTATATCGACCACGTCGCCGCCGTCGCCAGGGCCAGCGAATCCGCCGGATTCCTGGGCGGGCTGCTGCCCTCGTTCCCGGTCACCGAGGACCCTTGGGCCTTCGCTGCCGCGCTGGCTCGCGAGACCACCACCTACCGGTTCATGGTCGCCTTCCAGCCGGGCTTCCTGCACCCGGTGCAGGCCGCCCGGATGTCGGCGAGCCTGCAGCGCGCCACCGGGGGCCGGCTCGTCTACAACATCATCAGCGGCGGTGGCGGGCCCGCCCAATTGTGGTGGGGCGACAAGGTTTCCCACGACGACCGCTACGCTCGCACCAGCGAATTCCTGGATGTGCTGCGCGGGGTGTGGGATGGCGATCCCTACTCTCACGACGGCCGGTTCTTCGGCACCGACGGCGCCGCGCTGCCACCGGGCCTGGCCGGTCAGCCCTTCCCGGAGGTGTACTTCTCCGGATCCTCGGGCGCCGCGGTGCAGGCCGCCGGCCGGCATGCGGACTACTACCTGTCCTGGCTCGAGCCGTTCGCCGATCTGCGGGCCAAATTCGACGGCGTGCGCGCCCATGCCGACACGATCGGCCGCACACCGAAATTCGCGGTGCGCATCGACATCCTGGCACGGCATACCGAGGAGGCGGCCTGGGACGAGATCCACAAGGGCTGGGCCTTCGTCGACCGCGAGGCCGCCAACCGCGCCGCCCAGGGCGATTCGGTGGGCGCGGCCCGGATCAAGGGCTGGGTGCCCGAAACCATCACCGGTTACCGGGACCTCGAGGTACAGCCCAACGTCTGGTGCGGGTTCAGCCTGATTCGCGGCGGGCCCGCCTTCGGGTTGGTCGGCAGTTACGAACAGGTCGCCCAGCGGCTGGACGAGCTGATCGCCCTCGGCGTCGACGCCTTCATCCTCGCCGGCAACCCACATCTGGAAGAGGCCTATCGAGTCGGGGAGGAAGTGCTGCCGTTGCTCGGCCGCTCCCGGCTGACCGCGCCGGCCGCCGCCCCCGTGCTCACCCACGCCCACTAGGAGAACCATGACCAGCACCGAGATCCGGCTCACCGAGACCGTGACCGACTTCGTCGCCGCCGCCACCCGCGACGCCGAGAAGGCGTTCCGGGTGTTGCGCGAGACGGGTACCGTGACCGGCAACGGAACGGTCAACTTCGTCGAACGGGTGCCCGGCGAGGACATCGCCGTCGCACTGAACGAACCCGGGCCCTGGGCCGACGACCGCAGCGTGCGACCGGTGGTGGCGAGCTTCGACGGAGAAGTGTTGTCCGGCAGCGGATCCGCCGGATTCGTCACCGGCTACGCCCCGGTGTTCCGCGCCCATCCCGAGATCACCTCCGTGGTGCACGTGCACAGCCCCTGGCTGGGCGGCTGGGCGCAGACTCATCGCACCTTCCCGATCCGCTACGCGGCCGTCCAGCGCTTGACCCTGTCCCGGGAGATCCTGCCGCATATCGACCGCAGCATCGGCGCCGGTGCGTTCGTCCTGGACCGGCTGACCCGGGATCCCGACCTGATCGCGATCTTCGAAGCCAACGGCGGCGCGAACGTCATCGGCCGCGCGGGATTGCTGGACCTGGCGAAACTGGTGGTGCTGCTGGAAGAGGGCGCCCAATACCAGGCGATCGCCGAAACCCTCGGCGGCTCGGTCGAATTGGACGCGTCCAATCTGGCCGTGCAGTGGGGTCGCACCGGGCTGGCCGACGAGGCCCGCCGCCGCGGCCTGATCTGAACCCACTCCCGCACAACTCCCGAGGAGCAACCGTGACCGTTCGGGTCGGCTACTTCCCCCACAACAACTCCCTGTTCGTCCTGCGCCACCGCGGCATTCTGGAACGGGTACTGCCCGAGGTGGAATGGGTGGACCTGCGCGCCCTGCCCCAGCCGGAGCGTGCCGATGTGAAATCCACGCTGCCGTCGGTGCATTCGGACTACCTGTTCACCGAGGGCGGCTACGACTTCATCGGCACCGGCTTCACCCCGCCGATCACCGCGCTCGGCAACGACCGCGACATCGTGTACGCCGGCATCTCCGGCCCGCGTATCGAGAACGGCCGCCTGGTTACCAAGGCGGGCAACGGAATCGAGTCGGTGGCCGATCTGAAGGGCAAGCGGATCGGGATCGCGCACGGATCCTGGCAGACGACACTGTTGCTGTTCGCGCTGGAGAAGGCGGGACTGGGCTGGGCCGATGTCGAACCGGTCGACACCGACGTCCACGACGGCGGGGTCCTGCTGCTCGACGGCACCCTGGACGCCTGGGTCGGCGCGTATCCGGGCCTGACCGCGGTCGAAGCCGCCTCCGCGCTGCATACTCTCGTCGACACCGAATCCGTGTTCAGCCATCCGTCCCTGTGGTTCACCCGGCGCGATTTCGCCGAGAACAACCGGCCCGCTCTGGAAGCGATCCTCACCGCCCTGCAGGAATCCGACGCCTGGATCGCCGAGAATCCGCGCGCCGCGGCCCAGTACTTCGTCGACGATATCGTCGCGCGTGGCGGCACCGCCGAGCTCGACGCCTGGGAAGCCGCCCTGCGCGGGCGCCCGTTCGGCATCGGCCCGGTGACCGAGGAATTCCTCGACGAACAGCAGCACGCCGCGGACCTGCTCGCGGCGAACGGACTGCTCCCCAGGACGGTTCGGGTGCGCGACGCGGTCGATCCGGTGATCGGCGCATTCGTCGCCGCGCGGCGGGAACCGGCGGCGACCGGCTGGGCGCGCGGGTCAGTCCCGCGCGGCGGTGATGATCGGCACCAGGTAGGCGCGAGCGAAGGCGGTGAGGTCGCTGTCGGAGTCGAGATCGATGGTGCCCACCGGCTGCAGGATGATCGAGTGCACGATCCGGCAGGCGATCTCGACCCGGTTGCGCAGATCCGGCGCGACCGGTAAATCCCTGTCCCGCAGGGTGTTCCGCAGCAATGTCGTCGCGGATTCGACCGCGAGTACGAACGGCGCCCCGCCGTCGGTGGTGAACTGGGGGAGCAGGCGCTCGGGCTCGAGGGTGAGCATCCGGTCGATCAGCGGGTGCCGGCGCCAGCTGAGCACGACCGTGGTGAATACCGCGACCACGACGTCGTCGATGGTCTCGTGCCGGGACGGGATGTCGTTCAGTTCGTCGAGCAGCTTCTGTACTTCGCGGGCCGTCACCGCGCGGACCAGATCGTCGCGTGAGCCGATGCGCCGGTAGACGGTGACCCTGTCGACGTCCGCCTGCCGGGCGACGTCTTCGATCGTCGTCTTCTTGACCCCCACTCGCTCGAACTGTACGAGGGCGGCATCGAGGATGCGCGCCTCGAGGTCGTCGGTCTTTTCCGTGTCCTTCGAGGTAGTGGCAGTGGGGCGCACACGGCAACAGTAGCAGGCTACGGCAATCATGCAACAAATTCTGATAATTTGTGGCTGCCACATTGCCATACGATTTGTTGCTTTGTTAGCGTCAGGGCATGGCTGATGACCGTGCGACGACGCACACTTGCCACCTCCTCGACGGCGGACCGGGCGTGAGCGCCCCCGCCGCCGACCCGACGATCGGCCTGCGTGCGCTGGGCGTCGCGGTCGATGTGTACCGGAAGGTGTTCACGACACCGTCGCTGTCGCGCTCGAATCCGGTGCGCCACATCGGATTCGACTTGGATGCCGTGGTCGAGTCGGTGCGGCCGGAAGCCGCCGATGTCGTGAGCGTGCACCTGGCGCGCCCCGACGGCGGGCTGTTGCCGTCGTGGCGGCCGGGATCGCATCTGGACGTATTCCTGCCCTCGGGCCGTCAGCGGCAGTATTCGCTGTGCGGCGATCCCGACGACCGGCGCCGCTACCGCATCGCCGTGCGTCGTCTGGCCGGCGGCGACGGCGGGTCGGTCGAGGTGCACACCCTGCGCCGCGGCGATGTGCTGCGTATTCGAGGTCCGCGCAACGCGTTCGCATTCGTCGAGAACGCACCGTCCTATCTGTTCGTGGCCGCCGGTATCGGGATCACGCCGATCCTGCCGATGGCGCGTGCCGCCGGAACCCGCGGACGCCTGGTGTATCTGGGGCGTTCACGAGACAGCATGCCGTTCCTCGACGAACTGCCGGCCGGTGCCGACGTGCGCGCCGACTCCGACGCCGGCACCCCCGATATCCCGGCGATTCTGCGCACCGCGGATCCGGGCGCGGCGGTCTACGTCTGTGGTCCGCCGCCGGTCCTCGAGGCGGCGCGGCGCTGTGCGTTCACGGTGAATCCGACCGGATCGCTGCATACCGAACGGTTTTCGGCGCTGCCGGTGTCCGATGGCCGCGAATTCGAGCTGACGCTCGCCCGCCGCGGCGTCTCGGTGCGCGTCGCCAGTACGGAAACGGCACTGGATGCCATCCGCCGCGTCGAACCCGATGTCGTGTACTCGTGCCGGCAGGGGTTCTGCGGTACCTGCAAGACCCGCGTCCTCGCCGGTGCGGTCGACCATCGAGACCGTGCGCTGCCCGATGCCGAACGCCGCGACCACATGCTGACCTGCGTCTCCCGCTCGCTCGACGGGCCGCTGGTCCTCGATCTCTGACAGTGAAAGGCCGATACGGTCCGATGACCACACGTTTCGCGCGCACTCCCGCCGACGACGAATCCCCGACCTCCGCCGCCCAGGCCGCCGCGCCGGCCACCGAACACCACGCCGTCGTCGTTCTCGGCGCGGGCTTCGGCGGGATCGGCCTGGCGATCAAACTGCGGCAGGCCGGGTTCGAGGATCTGGTGCTGCTGGAACGGGCCTCCGATCTCGGTGGCACCTGGCAGGCCAACACCTATCCGGGCTGCGCCTGCGATGTGCCCTCGCAGCTCTACAGCTATTCGTTCGCTCCGAATCCGGACTGGTCGCGCACCTACGGGCGGCAGCCGGAGATCTTGGAGTACATCCGGGCGGTGGCCACCGAACACGATGTGGTGCGCCATATCCGGCTGAATACCGAACTGCTGGAGGCTCGTTGGGACGAGGAGCAGTCGCTGTGGCGGATCGAGACCTCACGGGGAGCGCTCACCGCGGACTTCTTCATCGCGGCCGCGGGCATCTTCGCCGAGGCGAAGTACCCGTCGCTGCCGGGCCTGGACGGTTTCGAGGGCACGGCCTTCCATTCGCTGCACTGGGACCACGACCACGACCTGTCGGGGCAGCGGGTCGCGGTGATCGGCACCGGGGCCTCCGCCGTGCAGTTCATTCCCGAGATCGCGCCGAAGGTGGCCGCGCTCACGGTATTCCAGCGGTCCGCGCCGTGGATCGTGCCGCGGATGGACCGGCCCACCATCGGCCTGGAACGGGAGCTGCTGCGCCGGGTCCCGCTGGCGCAGAAGCTGGTGCGGGGCACCTGGTACTCGCTGATCGAGGGCTTCGGACTGGTGGGATTCGTCGACAACCGCTTCCGGCATCCCTACGAGCTGCTCGGCCGGTTCCAGTTGCGCCGCCAGATCCGCGATCCGCGGCTGCGAGCGCGCGTGACCCCGGACTACATGATCGGCTGTAAGCGCGCCATCTTCTCCGACGCCTACCTGCCAGCGCTCGATCGCGACAATGTCGAGGTGGTCACCGACGGTGTGGCCGAGGTCGGGCCGCGGTCCATCCGGACCCGCGCGGGGGACGAGATCCCGGTCGACACCATCATCTTCGGCACCGGCTTCGAACCCATCGCCTCGGCCTTCGAACGGATCACCGGCCGCGACGGGGTCACGATCGCGCAGCTACAGCGAGCCCGGCCCCGGACCTATCTGGGTGCGGCCGTCGCCGGGTTCCCGAACTTCTTCTGCACGCTCGGGCCGTTCGGGGCCGCGGGCAACCAGTCGGCGGTATACATGATCGAATCGCAGATCGCCTATATCGTCGACGCCCTGACATCGTGCCGCGAACGCGGTGCGCGCCGGGTGGAAGTGCGAGCCGCCCAGCAGGAGTCGTTCGTGGCGGAGATGAATCAGCGCAGTGCGGCCACGGTCTGGCTCACCGGCGGGTGCCAGAGTTACTACACCACCGCCGAGGGCGGCAACGCCGGGCTCTATCCCGGCTGGAGTTTCGAATACCGCAGACGGACCAGGCATTTCGATGCCGACGCATACGAGGTGAGGGTGTGATGACAGCGCTGTCGATGAACCCGTTCGGCTGGTTCGACCGGAGCACCTACGACGTCGAAGGCAAGGTCGTGCTGATCACCGGCGCCGCGCAGGGTATCGGGCGGGAACTGGCGGCGATCCTGCATCGGCGTGGCGCCCAGGTGATCATCGCCGATATCGACGAATCGGCCGCGCGCGCCGCCGCGGACGAGCTGGGCCCGCGGGCGCACGCCGTCGGCGCCGACGTCGCCGATCGCGCCCGTATGCGGTCGGTGATCGCCGAGACGCTCGACGGGTTCGGCGGTCTCGACGTCGTGGTCGCCAATGCGGGGGTGACGCCGGTGCCGGCCACCCTGCGGACCATGGATCCCGCGGACTTCGACCGGGTGATCGGCATCAACCTCACCGGTGCGTTCAACACCGTCCATCCCGCGCTCGACGCCGTCGTGCGGGCCCGCGGACATGTGGTCGTGGTGTCCTCGTGTGCCGCCTTCGCCCCCGGCATGGGTGGTTCGCCGTACATGACCAGCAAAGCCGGCGTCGAGCAGCTGGGCCGGGCGCTGCGGGTGGAACTCGGTGGTAGTGGGGCGAGCGCGGGTATCGCCTACTTCGGCATCGTCGAGACGGCGATGACCCACGACATGCTCGATGCCGACGATCTGGGCCGGCAGCTGGACGGATTGCTGCCGTGGCCGTTGAACGTGCGCATCACCGCCGCGGAGGCGGCGCGCACCATCGCCGACGGCATCGCCCATCGCGCCGCGCGCACCATCGCCCCGAGCGGCTGGGAACCGTACGCGCTGCTGCGCGGTGCGATCA
The genomic region above belongs to Nocardia spumae and contains:
- a CDS encoding ABC transporter permease; this translates as MTAVVIPAAPAGSLAPPRGRVDKRRPAWLSVPLRILLPVLIVAGWWIGSATGALSPEVLAGPPKVWSAFTELLRNGQLADFALASFTRAAFGVLLGVTAGLLLGLVAGLSSLGEELVDSTMQIVRAVPFLALVPLFIAWFGIDELYKVLLIAVATVAPMYAYTYLGVRNVDRKVVEAARGFGLTGPRLVLEVIVPSALPGILMALRVCLSISITGLIAAEQVGTSKGVGYLVTLAQEYNRTDYMVLCVVLYALLGLIFDGVVRLIERFAMPWRGQVAIR
- a CDS encoding ABC transporter ATP-binding protein; translation: MTAVDESRTCAPAAVRIEGLRKAFGDKVVLDGVDLTVRRGEFVVLLGPSGTGKTTLLRLLTGLEAPDAGQVLVPAVRTTVYQEPRLIPSKRVLANVIVGQRRAKSTREAGLRALAEVGLEPKARQWPATLSGGEAQRAALARALVREPELLLLDEPFAALDALTRLQMQDLVGDLVDRHRPAVLMVTHDVDEAVRLADRVLVLDRGRFAVDIEIDLAHPRDRTDPDALRYRAGLLAELGVGRVTDNHRTS
- a CDS encoding ABC transporter substrate-binding protein, which produces MTDTLWYTRCPVPTASGLAHSLGWLGDTAQRNGLRFGVLQDAGPELAASHFDHGLSGLIREGGNVPAIAAHAQGSPTRLIGLTWIDEAQAILVGPDSPVRTPAQLAGLRIGVPAWAQDQARSFPRAMALHGFTSALRLGGLTLSDVTVVELGVERDPQVRTEIQQRTRRVTWGAEELVRGEVDAIYVKGARAQEVAAQHGLRVAVDLDATETRRLRVNNGTPRPITVHQDLLDSAPEVVIGFLAQSLRAADWAADNLDGVRTVLQRETLSGPEGVEAAYGADFHRGLRPTLDEDRVELLGVQKQFLYTHGFLAADFDLESWVDPEPLTRARELVAAGRAAA
- a CDS encoding LLM class flavin-dependent oxidoreductase; this encodes MTAFLWRLPSRGDGRRARPELRHRGGFSDPAPIPATDIRTPRPAGRGPTDVRPGRFGPFDDLHQVIAAAELAGLDGVLAPYDPLGEESWMVAGGALRATRHSQVVVEFQPAFGTPVYAAKMSATLQRLSGGRLGWRLAVDTDGADARARGDRVTGDDRYTRAAEFLTVARRVWNSEPVPGAGFRGTGVEFAGQYFDVIDGGFRGVLSGLPFPDVHLSGTSAAALDLSAHHGDVHLFTETPDGPAAALAALRARTAETGRTVRAGLDVPIIARETEDEAWARAERQWHEVRPDGPGARSLSLGDGRWAGFDVLGYPQTIGLIGSYEQVARQLQVYAAAGFDTVVLSGHPHIEEVHRAGEHLLFLADPAGRTLKEAVV
- a CDS encoding LLM class flavin-dependent oxidoreductase, whose protein sequence is MTIDIYWRIGMEGDHASLRTPRRYNRGNAAGYGPGNIAPAVRGGELDGYSYIDHVAAVARASESAGFLGGLLPSFPVTEDPWAFAAALARETTTYRFMVAFQPGFLHPVQAARMSASLQRATGGRLVYNIISGGGGPAQLWWGDKVSHDDRYARTSEFLDVLRGVWDGDPYSHDGRFFGTDGAALPPGLAGQPFPEVYFSGSSGAAVQAAGRHADYYLSWLEPFADLRAKFDGVRAHADTIGRTPKFAVRIDILARHTEEAAWDEIHKGWAFVDREAANRAAQGDSVGAARIKGWVPETITGYRDLEVQPNVWCGFSLIRGGPAFGLVGSYEQVAQRLDELIALGVDAFILAGNPHLEEAYRVGEEVLPLLGRSRLTAPAAAPVLTHAH
- a CDS encoding class II aldolase/adducin family protein translates to MTSTEIRLTETVTDFVAAATRDAEKAFRVLRETGTVTGNGTVNFVERVPGEDIAVALNEPGPWADDRSVRPVVASFDGEVLSGSGSAGFVTGYAPVFRAHPEITSVVHVHSPWLGGWAQTHRTFPIRYAAVQRLTLSREILPHIDRSIGAGAFVLDRLTRDPDLIAIFEANGGANVIGRAGLLDLAKLVVLLEEGAQYQAIAETLGGSVELDASNLAVQWGRTGLADEARRRGLI
- a CDS encoding TetR/AcrR family transcriptional regulator: MRPTATTSKDTEKTDDLEARILDAALVQFERVGVKKTTIEDVARQADVDRVTVYRRIGSRDDLVRAVTAREVQKLLDELNDIPSRHETIDDVVVAVFTTVVLSWRRHPLIDRMLTLEPERLLPQFTTDGGAPFVLAVESATTLLRNTLRDRDLPVAPDLRNRVEIACRIVHSIILQPVGTIDLDSDSDLTAFARAYLVPIITAARD
- a CDS encoding PDR/VanB family oxidoreductase; protein product: MADDRATTHTCHLLDGGPGVSAPAADPTIGLRALGVAVDVYRKVFTTPSLSRSNPVRHIGFDLDAVVESVRPEAADVVSVHLARPDGGLLPSWRPGSHLDVFLPSGRQRQYSLCGDPDDRRRYRIAVRRLAGGDGGSVEVHTLRRGDVLRIRGPRNAFAFVENAPSYLFVAAGIGITPILPMARAAGTRGRLVYLGRSRDSMPFLDELPAGADVRADSDAGTPDIPAILRTADPGAAVYVCGPPPVLEAARRCAFTVNPTGSLHTERFSALPVSDGREFELTLARRGVSVRVASTETALDAIRRVEPDVVYSCRQGFCGTCKTRVLAGAVDHRDRALPDAERRDHMLTCVSRSLDGPLVLDL
- a CDS encoding flavin-containing monooxygenase codes for the protein MTTRFARTPADDESPTSAAQAAAPATEHHAVVVLGAGFGGIGLAIKLRQAGFEDLVLLERASDLGGTWQANTYPGCACDVPSQLYSYSFAPNPDWSRTYGRQPEILEYIRAVATEHDVVRHIRLNTELLEARWDEEQSLWRIETSRGALTADFFIAAAGIFAEAKYPSLPGLDGFEGTAFHSLHWDHDHDLSGQRVAVIGTGASAVQFIPEIAPKVAALTVFQRSAPWIVPRMDRPTIGLERELLRRVPLAQKLVRGTWYSLIEGFGLVGFVDNRFRHPYELLGRFQLRRQIRDPRLRARVTPDYMIGCKRAIFSDAYLPALDRDNVEVVTDGVAEVGPRSIRTRAGDEIPVDTIIFGTGFEPIASAFERITGRDGVTIAQLQRARPRTYLGAAVAGFPNFFCTLGPFGAAGNQSAVYMIESQIAYIVDALTSCRERGARRVEVRAAQQESFVAEMNQRSAATVWLTGGCQSYYTTAEGGNAGLYPGWSFEYRRRTRHFDADAYEVRV
- a CDS encoding SDR family oxidoreductase, whose protein sequence is MTALSMNPFGWFDRSTYDVEGKVVLITGAAQGIGRELAAILHRRGAQVIIADIDESAARAAADELGPRAHAVGADVADRARMRSVIAETLDGFGGLDVVVANAGVTPVPATLRTMDPADFDRVIGINLTGAFNTVHPALDAVVRARGHVVVVSSCAAFAPGMGGSPYMTSKAGVEQLGRALRVELGGSGASAGIAYFGIVETAMTHDMLDADDLGRQLDGLLPWPLNVRITAAEAARTIADGIAHRAARTIAPSGWEPYALLRGAINVALDSRLAASSTVHRILREIERRG